From the genome of Aquipuribacter hungaricus, one region includes:
- the alaS gene encoding alanine--tRNA ligase, with translation METAEIRRRWLSFFEQRGHTVVPSASLVSPDPSLLFTVAGMVPFIPYLTGRETAPYPRATSVQKCVRTLDIEEVGRTTRHGTFFQMNGNFSFGDYFKEGAIRYAWDLLTTSQDDGGYGFDPDTLWATVYEDDDEAFQLWQDVAGLPVERIQRRGKKDNYWHTGQPGPAGPCSEIYVDRGPAYGVDGGPVADEDRYLEVWNLVFMQYEIDQVRSKEDFRVLGPLPRPNIDTGMGLERVALLLQGVENLYEIDEVRPVLDRAAELAGVVYGGSTVDGHDVQGAGHEVDVRLRVVADHVRSALMLMGDGVRPGNEGAGYVLRRLVRRAVRAMRLLGVQTPVLPELLPVSMERMSRSYPELATDFGRISAVAYAEEEAFRRTLDSGTARFTAAAEGTRAQGRRTVSGDEAFALHDTYGFPIDLTLEMAAEQGLQVDADGFRRLMGEQRERARADARAKKTGGVDTSVYRAVGDTVGAPVVFTGYEQTEGDARVVGLLVGGAAVPAAPEGADVELVLDRTPFYAEGGGQLPDAGTVRTTGGALVDVVDVQTPVAGLVVHRGRVTSGEVLVGDAVRAEVDVERRRSISRAHTATHMVHKAIREALGETATQAGSENAPGRFRFDFSASGAVPPSVLRDVEQRVNTLLADDLEVTAEVMSQEQARAAGAMALFGEKYGDRVRVVSVGEWARELCGGTHVERSGQLGVVTLLGEASIGAGVRRVEALVGVDAYAHLAREHVLLAGVTDVLKVRPDEAPERVEALVTRLRDAEKELQRLQAEKVLQAAPQLASQAADLAGTRFVGAHVGEVGGDDVRSLVLDVRSRLGEQPAVVALTAVAKGRPLVVVATNEAARSAGVSAGALVKTAAGVLGGGGGGKPDLAQGGGQDPTKVADALEAVRRDVAAAVGA, from the coding sequence ATGGAGACCGCCGAGATCCGCCGCCGGTGGCTGTCGTTCTTCGAGCAGCGCGGGCACACCGTGGTGCCGAGCGCGTCGCTCGTGTCGCCCGACCCGTCGCTGCTGTTCACCGTGGCCGGCATGGTGCCGTTCATCCCGTACCTCACCGGCCGCGAGACCGCGCCCTACCCGCGCGCGACGAGCGTGCAGAAGTGCGTGCGCACCCTCGACATCGAGGAGGTGGGCCGCACCACCCGGCACGGGACGTTCTTCCAGATGAACGGCAACTTCTCCTTCGGCGACTACTTCAAGGAGGGGGCGATCCGGTACGCCTGGGACCTGCTCACCACCTCCCAGGACGACGGCGGCTACGGCTTCGACCCCGACACCCTGTGGGCGACGGTGTACGAGGACGACGACGAGGCGTTCCAGCTGTGGCAGGACGTCGCCGGGCTGCCGGTCGAGCGGATCCAGCGCCGCGGCAAGAAGGACAACTACTGGCACACCGGGCAGCCCGGCCCCGCCGGTCCCTGCTCGGAGATCTACGTCGACCGCGGCCCCGCCTACGGCGTCGACGGCGGCCCGGTCGCCGACGAGGACCGGTACCTCGAGGTCTGGAACCTCGTCTTCATGCAGTACGAGATCGACCAGGTGCGCAGCAAGGAGGACTTCCGCGTCCTCGGCCCGCTGCCCCGGCCGAACATCGACACCGGGATGGGCCTGGAGCGCGTCGCGCTGCTCCTGCAGGGCGTGGAGAACCTCTACGAGATAGACGAGGTCCGCCCCGTGCTGGACCGCGCCGCCGAGCTCGCGGGGGTCGTCTACGGCGGCAGCACCGTCGACGGCCACGACGTGCAGGGCGCCGGCCACGAGGTCGACGTCCGGCTGCGCGTGGTCGCCGACCACGTCCGCAGCGCGCTCATGCTCATGGGCGACGGCGTCCGGCCCGGCAACGAGGGCGCCGGCTACGTGCTGCGCCGCCTGGTCCGCCGCGCGGTGCGGGCGATGCGCCTGCTCGGCGTGCAGACCCCGGTCCTGCCCGAGCTGCTGCCGGTGAGCATGGAGCGGATGAGCCGGTCCTACCCCGAGCTCGCCACCGACTTCGGCCGGATCTCCGCCGTCGCCTACGCGGAGGAGGAGGCGTTCCGGCGCACCCTGGACTCCGGCACCGCCCGGTTCACCGCCGCGGCCGAGGGCACCCGCGCCCAGGGCCGGCGCACCGTGTCCGGCGACGAGGCGTTCGCCCTGCACGACACCTACGGCTTCCCGATCGACCTCACGCTGGAGATGGCCGCCGAGCAGGGCCTGCAGGTCGACGCCGACGGCTTCCGCCGGCTCATGGGCGAGCAGCGCGAGCGGGCCCGCGCCGACGCGCGCGCCAAGAAGACCGGCGGCGTCGACACCAGCGTCTACCGCGCCGTCGGCGACACGGTCGGCGCGCCCGTGGTGTTCACCGGCTACGAGCAGACCGAGGGCGACGCCCGCGTGGTCGGCCTGCTCGTCGGCGGTGCCGCCGTGCCCGCGGCGCCCGAGGGTGCCGACGTCGAGCTCGTCCTGGACCGCACCCCGTTCTACGCCGAGGGCGGCGGCCAGCTCCCCGACGCCGGCACCGTCCGCACCACCGGCGGCGCGCTCGTCGACGTCGTCGACGTGCAGACCCCCGTCGCGGGGCTCGTCGTCCACCGCGGCCGGGTGACGTCCGGCGAGGTCCTCGTCGGCGACGCCGTCCGCGCCGAGGTCGACGTCGAGCGGCGCCGCTCCATCAGCCGCGCCCACACCGCGACCCACATGGTCCACAAGGCCATCCGCGAGGCGCTCGGCGAGACGGCGACCCAGGCCGGGTCGGAGAACGCGCCCGGCCGGTTCCGCTTCGACTTCTCCGCCTCCGGGGCGGTCCCGCCGAGCGTCCTGCGCGACGTCGAGCAGCGGGTCAACACCCTGCTCGCCGACGACCTCGAGGTCACCGCCGAGGTGATGAGCCAGGAGCAGGCCCGCGCGGCCGGTGCCATGGCCCTGTTCGGCGAGAAGTACGGCGACCGGGTGCGCGTGGTGAGCGTGGGGGAGTGGGCCCGCGAGCTCTGCGGCGGCACCCACGTCGAGCGCTCCGGCCAGCTCGGCGTCGTCACCCTGCTCGGCGAGGCGTCGATCGGCGCGGGCGTCCGGCGCGTCGAGGCCCTGGTCGGCGTCGACGCCTACGCGCACCTCGCGCGGGAGCACGTGCTCCTCGCCGGCGTCACCGACGTCCTCAAGGTCCGCCCGGACGAGGCGCCCGAGCGGGTCGAGGCGCTCGTCACCCGGCTGCGCGACGCCGAGAAGGAGCTGCAGCGCCTGCAGGCGGAGAAGGTGCTCCAGGCCGCGCCCCAGCTCGCCTCGCAGGCCGCGGACCTCGCGGGGACCCGCTTCGTCGGTGCCCACGTCGGCGAGGTCGGCGGCGACGACGTCCGCTCGCTCGTCCTCGACGTCCGCTCACGGCTCGGCGAGCAGCCCGCCGTCGTCGCGCTCACCGCGGTGGCCAAGGGCCGCCCGCTCGTGGTCGTCGCGACCAACGAGGCGGCCCGGTCCGCCGGGGTGTCCGCCGGGGCGCTGGTGAAGACCGCGGCCGGGGTGCTCGGCGGCGGCGGGGGCGGCAAGCCCGACCTCGCGCAGGGCGGCGGGCAGGACCCGACCAAGGTCGCCGACGCCCTGGAGGCGGTGCGCCGCGATGTCGCCGCGGCCGTCGGGGCCTGA
- a CDS encoding DUF948 domain-containing protein: MLVDLGDVAGLLAAAAFLLLVLFLAVPLVKLGSAIDEVRITVRNISNETTPLISEVTTTVSQANEQLVKVDAITTNVATTTTNVSALTALFAATLGSPIIRVAAFTYGVRQAVSGARTGRRAARAAR, from the coding sequence ATGCTGGTCGATCTCGGTGACGTGGCGGGGCTGCTCGCCGCCGCCGCCTTCCTTCTCCTGGTGCTCTTCCTTGCCGTGCCACTGGTCAAGCTTGGTTCTGCCATCGACGAGGTGAGGATCACGGTGCGGAACATCTCCAACGAGACGACGCCGCTCATCTCGGAGGTCACGACCACCGTGAGCCAGGCCAACGAGCAGCTGGTCAAGGTCGACGCCATCACCACCAACGTCGCCACGACCACGACGAACGTCTCGGCCCTCACCGCGCTGTTCGCCGCGACCCTCGGCAGCCCGATCATCCGCGTCGCCGCCTTCACCTACGGCGTCCGCCAGGCCGTCTCGGGCGCCCGGACCGGGCGGCGCGCCGCACGGGCCGCGCGGTGA